One window from the genome of Hyperolius riggenbachi isolate aHypRig1 chromosome 6, aHypRig1.pri, whole genome shotgun sequence encodes:
- the CENPL gene encoding centromere protein L, with translation MQTPSDGGSPRSKSSLRNPLGSLTASRRRSQRRTSRRTVPQDTLVQETLDPQKAAFLLQKQWNLYSVTPLYNFSYNKLKDYANHLSAHIAAEKQKGLAFEVGTDLTLKATFSPLPGLKGRAKDPAAVLIQVVTKYPTSKKDPKERIVWTGWFCAPYLEDYVADIIPDTFVCLPLFLVNGGEQLTAMVGSWLQRSFDCCFGKLLITSHELTWLAAMWTGYEVQEHMPATELVFSVPVEPPMTISYTIHAQDFKTLWSDIHKCTGEVTLEEVEQLFQCLYSHFFRHFKIHLSATQLVKVTATVASAHCEGKVKFLNRDHLIQVLGYLTEIAMNNVQY, from the exons ATGCAGACACCCAGTGATGGGGGATCCCCCAGGTCTAAGTCCTCGCTAAGAAACCCTCTTGGAAGCCTGACAGCCTCCCGGAGGCGCTCACAGCGCCGGACATCACGCAGGACGGTCCCTCAGGACACCCTCGTTCAG GAAACCCTCGACCCACAGAAGGCTGCTTTTCTGCTCCAGAAGCAATGGAATCTTTACAGCGTGACTCCCCTGTATAACTTTTCCTACAACAAGCTGAAAGACTATGCCAACCACTTGTCTGCccacatagcagcggagaagcagAAGGGGCTTGCTTTTGAAGTGGGCACAGACCTGACCCTGAAAGCCACATTTTCCCCTCTGCCTGGACTCAAAGGAAGGGCTAAGGACCCAGCGGCAGTACTAATCCAG GTTGTAACGAAGTACCCGACCTCTAAGAAAGATCCGAAGGAGCGGATAGTGTGGACTGGCTGGTTCTGTGCACCTTACCTGGAGGATTATGTAGCGGACATTATACCGGACACCTTCGTATGTCTCCCGTTGTTCCTGGTGAATGGCGGGGAGCAGCTCACGGccatggtgggctcctggctgcagAGGTCCTTTGACTGTTGCTTTGGTAAACTGCTGATCACTTCACATGAACTGACCTGGCTGGCTGCCATGTGGACCGGCTATGAGGTACAGGAACACATGCCTGCCACAGAACTGGTCTTCTCTGTCCCGGTGGAGCCGCCAATGACTATCTCCTACACCATCCATGCGCAGGACTTCAAGACATTATGGAGTGACATTCACAAGTGTACGGGCGAAGTGACGCTGGAGGAGGTGGAACAGTTGTTTCAGTGCCTTTACTCACATTTTTTCAGACACTTCAAAATTCACTTATCAGCGACACAGCTTGTGAAGGTGACGGCGACGGTGGCCTCAGCACACTGTGAGGGCAAAGTGAAG TTCCTCAACAGAGATCATCTGATCCAAGTGCTGGGATATCTCACAGAGATTGCAATGAATAACGTCCAGTATTAG